The following DNA comes from Quercus robur chromosome 1, dhQueRobu3.1, whole genome shotgun sequence.
TTTGCAGATATGAGACTAGttgaaaacaattaaaaaaaaaaaaaaaacagatattACTTTGATACTTTTGCTCCTTTGTCTTTCACTAAAAGTTTTCTTTTGGGCATTTGTGAGGAGTTCGAAACTCTGTTTGTAAGTGCACATTAACAGAGTTACCGTTATATCTTAGAGAGCGACCGCCTGAGCCATTTGCATTGATGGATTTATTCTAGTGGGGGTGAAATCGCTTCTTAAGGACAGTGAATTTAGTTCTGTGCCTTGGCGAAAAGTTTTACTTAGTCCTTAATTTTATACgcttttgcatttgtttattttgcttataAGTTAATGTAAGCATATCTTGTTTTACtgatatattattgatattgcTTTGTAAATTTGTTAATCAATCTGAACAATTTCCTAAACTATACCTTCAACATACAATTCTAGGGTAAAGTGTCAATTTGAATAACTATTATTATTGTTCTCAAAAAgaataactattattattatatataagtattagtttttgtattttctttctcagttctcaaaagaaaaattatagtattagtTTTTTAAGGGGGATAgagtattagttttttttaccacaatctcttattcaaccattattCACATTTAAAACGTAATTATACAAGGATAAGGAATTTTATTCCGTGTTTAaatgggaatgaaaatttgaattgagTACAAGGCAAAAGCAGGAAGTTGGATACCaattatttgtgaattttattCTGCCGCACCCTACTTGTATTAATAGCCGGCAACTCAACTCATCAGGGTTGATATGGAGGGAGGTTTTAATGTTATAGAGAACGATTACAAGATTGACAAGATATCTGAATTGCCAGACTTTCTTCTACAACAAGTTCTTTCTTTCCTTACCATTAAACAAGTTGTTCAATCCAGTCTATTGTCCAAGAGATGGAAACATGTGTGGTTTACAATCCCAGTTTTAGAATTTGATGGAGCATATTTTGAGTCGAAGTTATGGTGTCGAGACAGAGAGAAAACTCGACAAATACAGAGAAAGAGAGTGGAGTTATATCATTTTGCGGAGCAAAATTTAGTAAGCCGCCGTAGGCAAAggcttaaaataaataagttgaCACTTTTTATGTACTTGAGAACACCAAAAACAGTGTCTCGTGTGGACCGTTGGATTGACTATTCTCTTAAGAGTGATGTAGAAGAGCTGAATCTTGATTTCTTTATGAGTGGCGGGAGGAGGTATATTTTGCCTCAGAGTGTTCTACTTGCAAAATCAATAACTGTGTTGATGTTAAGTGGGTGTAGGTTAGAGTCACTCTGTTGTGATATAAACTTATCATCTCTGAAAAAGTTGTCTTTAGTTAAAGTGAGAACAAATGATCAAATTATCCACAATCTTGTTGCTGGGTGTCCTGTGATAGAAGGcattacatttgaattttttatggatTGTAAAATATACACTTTTCTGCACTACCTAAACTCAAGGCTACCAAGTTGGAATCCAGTAAACTTAAGATGGTGGAGTTGGAAGCATCAAATCTTTGTTATGCATGTATAACAGCTTATTATGCAAGCGAGATCAACCTGGTCCAATGTAAAAATCTGAAGGAATTAAATTTAGAAGCACAGTGCATAGCAGACGAGTGGTTCCGTAACCATATCTCTCAACTTCCACTCATTGAGGTGGTGACCCTATCTAATtgcaaaaagttgaaaaacatTAAGATTTCAAGTCATATTCTGAAGAAATTATACTTACATATGTGCAAAGAGTTGATTGAAGTCGAGCTTGACACTCCTGCGTTACTTAAACTCTCATATTTGGGTTGGAGCAATTTATCACTTTCATTGAATGCTTCGGCTTATTTGTCAGAAGTTATCTACCAGATGTTGTCGCCTATTAATCTTTGGGATGTTCAAAAGATTGAATTGATTTCAAAGCTAAGTAATTCCAAATCATTGCATTTGTTAAGATTTCAGTCTGCTAAGGTATCTTTCCtctcttttatttgattttcttgcTTCGTTTCattttacatctattttctTATCTTAGGAATTTTTGTACATTATTTGTTTCAGTGTTGTTAAGCTGAAATCAGATTTTGTTTGTTGGTTTGTGAAGGATGTGGTTATACCGCAAGAATTGAGAGATACTCTACCATCCCCATCATATCTTGTCAAGCAGTTAAAGGTATCACTATCATGGCCAGATACAGGAAGCGAAATTGACAAACTTGTGGATAACTTGCTTTGGATTTCTCCTCTTCCAGAGGTTGTAGTAATAGCTTATCGGATCAACGTAAAACCCTGGGAGGACACCACATCTTTCAAGGTAAgagaaaaattcattatttttgaaattagaaaccaccccaccccccaaaaaaaaaacactaaaaattttaaaaaataactgcTTATATTGCTAAAAGTTATTAAGCTATATCACTTTTGGTGAGATGGATCGTCTAGCTGTTTATAATATATTGGCAAagatttttattgtaattactCATGGTGCATgtacatgtgttttttttttttttttttgagaagaaaatgagATATCATTAACTAAAGGGAGAAATACAACAGAGCTGAAACAGAGCAACCATCAGCCAGAGCTGAAACAGAACAACCATCAGCCATAGTCTGACTGAAGCAGGGAGTCTAAAAACAACGGAAAATTATCTTTCCATACATGACTAgcattattccattttgcaaaCTGGGCAAGCTTATGAGCAGCCCCGTTATGAGCCCTTTTCACGTGACTGAAGGAGCAGCTAGCAAAAGAAGATTTTGCTCTCTGAATTCCTTGAATTATATGACCAGCTACACCTCCACAAAGATCCTGCAAAATAGCTTGAATCACAGAAGCAGCATCTGATTCAAATACAACGTTGGAGATGGCCAGCTGTTGAGCCAAAAGGACGCCTTGCTCCAAAGCAAAGAGCTCGGCCCATTCTGCTGGAAAACACAAAGGCAGAGCCTTGCACAGCGCCGCGACAACTTTGCCTTCGTCGTTACGAACAATTGCACCAACCCCGGAGATGCCTTTGCCATCTAAAGGCGACGCGCCATCTACATTCACCTTGAAAAACCCAGGCGGAGGGGCCATCCAGCCATCATTTGAACTTTGCTTTGTAGAACAGAGAGCATCGTTGGCTTCATGAAAATCTTCTAGAACACTTCTCGCCAAATCCCAAACCTGTAGAGGAGAGAGATCCTTCTCATTATGCACTAACAAATTCCGATTGTGCCAAATTGCCCAAGcaatagcaaaaaaatattctaagtgcTCAACATTGGGCCTTGTACAGAAATTATGCACTACATCAATGAAATTTGTAGCATTAACAAGCAACATCAGAGGGCAGTCTTGCCATAGAGACCATACAGAGAGAGCAAAATCACACAAGATTAACGTATGAGTGAGACTTTCAACTTCTTCCCCACAGGCAGGACAGTCACAGCCCAAATGAATTCCTCTTTCCGCCATTTTCAGAAACACTGGAAGGCCATTTACACAAGCTCTCCAAGAGAAAATCTTAACCTTTGGAGGGAGCTTCAATTTCCATAGTTTCTTCCAAATGATACTATTTGAATCCCCTGAGGAGCATTCCCCCAAATCCTTATCCGCCTGGAGCTTAGCAGCAATGAAGTATGCACTTTTGACAGTGAACACCCCTCTTTTATTCCCAATCCAGATAAGGGAATCCGCTGGCAGATTTTGACTTAGGGGTATTTTAAGTATAGTATCCGCCTCAAAAGGCAAGAAGAGCATCCTTACCACATTAGGCTTCCACCACTTAGTCTCTTGGTCAATGAGAGAGGAAACCATGGGGAAATCTCCAAATTCTTTTGGAGGGGAGATAACTTTGAATGTGGAAGGAGTAGGGAGCCACTTGTCTTCCCAAATGTGAATTAAATGCCCATTTCCAACTCTCCAACGGGTTCCGCTCTTAATGACTTCAAGACTTTGGAAAATACTTCGCCAAGTGTATGAGGGGCTGCTGCCAAGGCTTGCATTCATAATGTCCTCTGATGGAAAATACTTCGCCTTTAAATACGGGCTGCTAAGGAGCTTGGGTTTATAAGAATCCGCCAAACCTGTTTTGCGAGCAAGGCCAAATTAAATGCATGCAAGTTGCGGAAACCCATACCACCAAGGGATTTAGGCTTGCACATTTTCTTCCAACCGACCCAAGCAATTTTAGCTTCCTGCTGTTTCTGGCCCCACCAAAAGCTTCTCATATCCCTTTCAAGGTCTTCACA
Coding sequences within:
- the LOC126727069 gene encoding uncharacterized protein LOC126727069, coding for MNASLGSSPSYTWRSIFQSLEVIKSGTRWRVGNGHLIHIWEDKWLPTPSTFKVISPPKEFGDFPMVSSLIDQETKWWKPNVVRMLFLPFEADTILKIPLSQNLPADSLIWIGNKRGVFTVKSAYFIAAKLQADKDLGECSSGDSNSIIWKKLWKLKLPPKVKIFSWRACVNGLPVFLKMAERGIHLGCDCPACGEEVESLTHTLILCDFALSVWSLWQDCPLMLLVNATNFIDVVHNFCTRPNVEHLEYFFAIAWAIWHNRNLLVHNEKDLSPLQVWDLARSVLEDFHEANDALCSTKQSSNDGWMAPPPGFFKVNVDGASPLDGKGISGVGAIVRNDEGKVVAALCKALPLCFPAEWAELFALEQGVLLAQQLAISNVVFESDAASVIQAILQDLCGGVAGHIIQGIQRAKSSFASCSFSHVKRAHNGAAHKLAQFAKWNNASHVWKDNFPLFLDSLLQSDYG